The following proteins are encoded in a genomic region of Vanessa cardui chromosome W, ilVanCard2.1, whole genome shotgun sequence:
- the LOC124542626 gene encoding uncharacterized protein LOC124542626, which produces MCDMYPSCISIKSTHNGSVTSVLSSADRPFRQTGVDYAGPIAMRTSKGRGYRSIKGYICLFICMATKAIHLEAVSDMTSEGFLAAFKRMVARRGHVAELWSDNGSNFVGAEKEIKKLLVAERSSVAQEIASWLSSNGTTWHRIPPYTPHFGGLWEAGIKSTKHHLKRVIGNSTLTFEEMSTVLSQIEACLNSRPLTTLCDDAHDPYPLTPGHFLVGEPLLLVPDANYEKSSITSLRRWQLVQRMTQNFWRRWSNEYLSQFLHRYRWNRHSSEPQIGDVVLVKEENVPPARWLYGVIVEKHTGQDNVTRVVSLKCKDTVIKRPVSKICILPVRN; this is translated from the coding sequence ATGTGTGACATGTATCCGTCATGCATCTCCATCAAATCAACCCATAATGGGTCAGTTACCAGCGTCTTGAGTTCCGCTGACAGACCTTTCCGTCAAACTGGAGTAGATTATGCAGGACCTATTGCGATGAGAACCTCAAAGGGTAGAGGTTATCGCTCCATTAAAGGGTACATATGCCTCTTTATATGTATGGCTACTAAAGCCATACATCTTGAAGCTGTCAGTGACATGACCTCTGAAGGATTTTTGGCCGCATTTAAACGTATGGTGGCTAGGCGAGGTCACGTGGCAGAGTTATGGAGTGACAATGGGTCTAATTTCGTAGGTGCTGAAAAGGagattaagaaattattagttGCAGAAAGGTCTAGTGTAGCTCAAGAGATCGCTTCTTGGTTATCATCAAACGGTACTACTTGGCATCGAATCCCACCCTACACTCCACACTTTGGTGGATTATGGGAGGCTGGGATCAAATCAACCAAGCACCATCTTAAAAGGGTGATTGGGAACTCAACCCTGACGTTTGAGGAGATGAGTACCGTTTTGTCCCAAATTGAGGCTTGCCTTAATTCGAGGCCACTGACAACTTTATGTGATGACGCGCATGATCCATACCCATTAACACCCGGACATTTTCTTGTCGGTGAACCTCTTTTACTTGTTCCGGATGCCAATTACGAAAAGTCATCCATAACTAGTCTCCGAAGATGGCAGCTTGTCCAACGAATGACGCAGAACTTTTGGAGACGGTGGTCGAATGAGTATCTTTCGCAGTTCCTACACCGTTATCGTTGGAATCGTCATTCTTCTGAACCTCAAATCGGGGATGTAGTTTTAGTCAAGGAAGAAAATGTTCCTCCCGCACGATGGCTTTACGGCGTTATTGTTGAGAAGCATACTGGTCAGGATAATGTTACGCGTGTTGTCAGCTTAAAATGCAAAGATACAGTCATTAAGAGACCAGTatctaaaatttgtatattaccAGTTAGGAATTAA